One Vitis vinifera cultivar Pinot Noir 40024 chromosome 15, ASM3070453v1 genomic window, TGGGTACTTGCAAGACATGAATGGTTGCGACTACGTCCTTTGGGAGAAGAATTGATCAACAGATTGGGAAAGCAAAAGATGTACAGCTATTGTGCTTGTATGTGGAATTTTATCATTGTTGTTTGTGTTTGCTAATTAACTATTTTGCTTGATTAGTAGTGCTGCTTTGTTTTGACCAGCTGTAATTGATATAATCCATGAACATGTGCATGCAGATGATTTGTTGTTCTTACATTTTGGAACCTCAAGTGAAGTGCTTGATCACCTAAGTGGGGCAGACTCAGGGCTTGTAGGTCGAAGACACCTGTGTTCTGTTCCAGCAACCACTGTATCTGACATTGCAGCATCCGCCGTTGTCATTTCAAGCAAAATTGCACCCAGTGTCTCAATTGGGGATGATTCTATTGTATATGATTCATCCATTTCTGGCGGTATACAGATTGGTTCCCAGTCTATTGTTGTCGGTGTTAATGTCCCAGGAGACAGTAATGGGATAGAGGATAACGGATTTAGGTTCATTCTTCCAGATCGTCATTGTCTTTGGGAGGTGCCTTTAGTAGGATGCACTGGAAGAGTCATCGTGTATTGTGGCCTCCATGACAACCCAAAAGATTCACTTTCAAGGAATGGGACTTTTTGTGGGAAACCCTGGGATAAGGTCTTGCATGATTTAGGAATTCAAGAAGGTGACTTGTGGAGCACAAGAAGTACTCATGAGAAGTGCTTGTGGAATGCAAAAATATTCCCCATTCTTTCTTACTTTGAGATGCTTAGTTTGGCGGCATGGCTGATGGGATTGAATGACCAAAAAACCAAATCCTTACTTCCTTTGTGGAAAAGTTCACAACGTGTCAGTTTGGAGGAGTTGCATAGATCCATTGACTTTCCACACATGTGTATTGGCTCCAGCAATCATCAAGCAGATTTGGCAGCTGGAATTGCCAAAGCCTGCATTAATTATGGCTTGCTTGGTCGCAACTTATCACAATTGTGTGAAGAAATTTTGCAAAAAGATGTTTCAGGAGTCAAAATATGTAAAGACTTGCTAGACCAATGTTCGAACCTGCAGGGACAAAACTCTAAGATTCTTCCCAAAAGCAGGGCATACCAGGTGCAAGTTGACCTTCTGCAAGCCTGCAGAGAAGAGAAGATGGCATGCAAGTTGGAGCACAAAGTTTGGGCTGCAGTTGCTGATGAAACTGCTGCAGCAGTAAGATATGGTTTTAGAGGTAAAGATTTTCCTTTTCAGCGGgattaaaatcaatgaaaatactaaaaatagtGAAAGAACAACCGAAAAATGCAAGGGTATTTTAGTGCATCATTAGATGATTAGTTGATttacttatattatattttgtttctctGCTGTATCTCATTGTTTTTTCCATTGATATActtgtttaatttaaattgtACTAATTTGTTGTTGATATTAATCTTCTTTGTTTACTCAAGGAACTTCAGTTTCACAAACATTTGTTTTTGTGCCTCAGAGCGTGTCTTGGAGTCTTCCAATAGCACATCAGCTTCAGCATATCAGAGCAGTGCCTTTGATGGCTGTGTGGACCAATCCTTCCGGCACCGTGACGTAAGGATCGAACTACCAGTGCGTGTAGATTTTGTTGGGGGTTGGAGTGATACCCCGCCATGGAGCTTAGAACGTGCTGGTTGTGTTCTGAATATGTCGATAAAGTTAGATGATTGTGCTCCTGTTGGCACCTCTATAACGACTACAGAACAAACTGGAATAGAAATTAATGATGATGATACTATAAACAAGGTATATATTGAAGATCCTACCTCTATTACTACTCCATTCAATAGCAATGATCCATTTCGGCTTGTCAAATCTGCTCTGCTTGTGACTGGTGTTACTCGTGACAAGTTACTTTTATCAATGGGCTTGCAAATCCATACATGGACTGGTGTTCCCCGTGGTACTGGCTTGGGGACTTCTAGCATCCTAGCAGCAGCTGTTGTGAAAGGGCTTCTCAAAATAACTAATAGAGATGACAGTAACGAAATTGTTGCCAGACTTGTTCTGGTATTAGAGCAGCTCATGGGCACTGGAGGAGGCTGGCAAGATCAAATTGGTGGTCTATACCCTGGGATTAAATTTACTGAAAGTTTTCCTGGAGTACCATTGAAGCTTCAAGTCATTCCCCTGATGGCTTCTCCTCAGTTGATTTCTGATTTGCAGCAACGACTGCTTGTGGTGTTTACTGGCCAAGTAAGTATTTTTGTCTTCTGTTTATGTTTTAGAAATGCAGTTTAAGTGCGTTTGATGACAGTTGTTGGTCTAAGTGAGCTTTGTCCGAAGCATATCTGATAGGAGAAAGTGATATTTGAGAAGCTTGTTTCAGCAACAACATATTGTGTAAAATTCTGGTTAAGAATTTTATAGAAGTCGGAAGTTAAAATATGTTCTCACTTCTCATCTAAAATATATATGGCCACCTACATTGTAATTAGGATATGGAAAGCAAAGGCAATGCTTTTTCCCCTCAATGTGAGGGCCACATGAGTTATAAATATGGTCCTGGAAATCCTACTCAAGTCTTTTTTTCTATGTCGACCCCATTTTTGTTTAGTTTCTGAGGCCAATATCTGTACACTGTGGCTTGCAAAAGTCCTTGTCCCACATTGTAACTTGCATATGTCATCTATTGATGACATTCAAAATCTTGAGGGTCATGCATCCATTGGCCAGGGACCTTTTAGGTTATTTCTCACATCATGGCTAGTTATTGGATTGGACCCTAAATGGTCTTTAAGCCAGTTCATTTCAGAACCTTACATCTGACATTAGACTTGCCATGGATCTCCAGATAAGGAATTCCTATTTGTTCAAGAAGTCCAACTAAGGCTTAGCTAATTTGTATGATCAGAGATAAGTATAAGATCAGTGGAACTGTGGAAGATGCCACTTGTTTGTTCTGGCAATGATTATTGCTTGTATTGGTTTTCATGTCTAGCCTCATCACATACGATGCTCTGTGAATTAACATCTACTATGCTGGATATTATCTCTGAAACTCTTAAGATTTCACCTAGATTATAGACTGCAATTGTTGTGCAGGTTCGGCCTGCACGCCGAGTCCTAGAAAAGGTGGTCACTCGATATCTGCGACGGGACAACCTTCTCATTTCCAGTATCAAGCGCCTTGCTGAACTGGCAAGGATGGGGAGGGAAGCTTTAATGAACTGTGACCTAGATGAACTAGGGGAGATTATGTTGGAGGCTTGGAGGTTACATCAGGAACTTGACCCTTACTGCAGCAATACATTTGTCGATAGGCTCTTTGAGCTGGCTGACCCCTTCTGCTGCGGGTATAAGCTTGTGGGTGCTGGTGGTGGAGGCTTTGCATTGTTACTGGCCAAGGATGCCGACTCTGCCAAGAAACTGAGGGATTTGCTACAAAAGGATCCACATTTAGAAGAATACGGTTCAGAATTTGAAGTGAAAATTTACAATTGGGCCCTCTTTTGAGAATCCTAGTTTGTATCAGAATGTATCTTATTCTATTACACGTGTTCTTCACTATCTATAACTACTGCTTAAGATGCATATTCTTGATTCCTACCATCACCTGGGTAAATTCTGTAAACATGGACGGGAAGTGGCATGTTTTATGATTCCTATTCTTTGCCAAACTGCTTGTAATTGTATGATTTTAGTTATAATAAAAGTTTAGCAGTAGAGCTGCTATATTCTTCCTGGTGCAAATTGGATGTTCTTCTTATTAAGATGTCAGTTTTTTCATTGAGATTGCGCCTGAAGTAATGCATAAGGTAATTTGCTTCTCCAAAATGTAGTTTTGGTCTTCTGTAGGGATCAGTGTTTGGTAAGGTGGGTAACTGCCAAATTGAGGTGGGCTTCAATGGTGAAATGGTTCTTGCAGATGCCATGGCAGCTGGAGTTGTGAGGTTTCTGTTTTGCTGGTCTTTCAGCCATCTGGggaaaatgttatatatataaattgtcaaatagaattttatttttgaaaacagctCAAAATCGAGGTTGACGAACAAGTCTTAGTTTCCCCGTCTTTATGCATTAGATTTCTCCATTTCTATTCCCATGTTGGGAATAGAATTGGTAATGTTGTAATGACCCGCAcccaatcatgtagatattattcgCTTTTGGCtcaagggggccctcacgattttaaaacgcgtctattTGGTTAAGAGGAGTAGCGCTAGGAACATTCTCTCCTATCCGATAAGGGACATCACAAATACAGCGCTACAAACATTCTTCCCTATCCGAAGtaggacatcacaaacaccttCCATACAGACACAACGTTCTCATTATGTTCCATGGGATTGCGGAGTTAAACAGACAAACACCTTTTAcgaagccaaacaaacccccacaccgatATCGGGGATCggttctgataccatttgtaactaCCCGCACCCAACCTTTAGGCCCAAGGGgaccctcacgactttaaaatgcGTCTATTTGGTTAATatgagcctctacatatataacGTCAGGAAAACATTCTCCCCTATTCGATGTAGGACATCACAAATGTAGCATCAGCAAATGGTGGGATCAACTACCCATACAATGCTGCTGCCATATCTCCTTCCTTTTCCTCAATATTCTCACTTACCAAACTGATGGTAAGTGAAAGGGCTTTGCTTCATTTCTCATGAAGAACTAAAAGGAGAATATTGTTGGATTCTCCGTTTTCACCTCTTGACGATTGAAACGCACCGTTTTGCGAACCATGTGTGTTTTGGGAGAGGTTCCTGTGTGGATGAGTGTACGTGATGCTGTGATCAACATGTGGAGCATTGAAATTGATACAGGTGATCTACACCTGTCATAATCTCCATTTTCCAAATCCTTTTCAAGAAGTCAATGGTCAACTATAGCGATGGTTATTAGCTTCTTCATCAAATTCACCCCTTTCCCAcgtattaaataaaatttttaaaaattaaattaaagaaaattatatttaattcaaattaattaaaagcttatacatttttaaattatataatttttatataaaatgatttatcAAATAACACTCTTACCATATCCTAAATTGACTTGGTCTTTAACGTTTGGTACCTTCCTTGCGAAGGAGGAATAGTGAGAGAACCGCACTGCAAAGTCAaacaatagaaaagaaaaagaaaaaggtaagaaaaCATGTagaatcatcatcattattaacCGTTGTCATCATCACTGTTATCATCATCCAAAGAATCTATCATCGAgtcctcaaaaaataaataaactaataacaaagaaaacataaatctgtatatgtatatttttgCATTGGTAAAGGTTGTTGAACGGTTCTTTTTGGTCTCTTCCCACCCACCAATGATCCACTGCCACACCCATTTATCGATTATACAAATCACTTGTGATTATGGGTGTGTAATCTGATTTGTCGGTTGATTTTGTGTATGGGTGTGTAATCTGATTTGTGGGTTGATTTTGTGAGCGGAGGGGAGAGGAAGAGGCAGGAAGTGAGATGGGTCTGCTCACAAACAGGGTTGAGAGAAGTGAGATCAGACCAGGGGATCATATCTACACTTGGAGAGCTGTCTTCACTTACTCTCATCATGGTATCTCTGATTTTCTGAAATATGTTTCAGTATTATGCAATGTGTGTTCTTTGTGGAGTTTTAGTTTATGGGCCCTGATTCATTCCGGCTTTTCCTTTACTTTCTGGTTTCGATTTAATCATTCAATGTGGGTTCCCCGTGTAAGagtgtgtatgtgtgtgcgcTCATGTTcctcaatttaattttgcaatgtGAGTTCTCTATGTGATTTTGCTTGTGGGTTTtgcttatttgtttgttttccccTTCCTTTTTTTGCTTCAATTAATCATGTAAAATGGCAACTAGCTTTTGCTTCTGGGTTCTGcaatttttttgcctttttcttttccctttttttgggggcgttttcctttttattattactattattattatttgagatgCGTGGTTGTTCAAATTGGATTATCCTTTGGAGGCTGCAGTTCATTTCACCAAAATGTTCTGGTTTTCTGCATGTCTTTTCTACAATTCATGAGGAATTTTGGAGTTGACTTTTTTTTTGGATGTTTGGAGGGTTGATTTTCTTTGCTTGCAAGTCAATGCATGTGGATTCCATTAGTATGCATTTTAGTAGTCCAGGGAATAAAAGCCCTAGGAATTCTCTTGCAATGTGGCAATTCTGACCAAGTTTTAGGGGGTTTTTGAGTGAAGTTCAGTTTCTGAGAAAACTGggggaaggaaagaaaatagaatgttGAATCTCATCTTCAGTTTGGTTTCCATATATGAAATTCTCCATAAGTGAATGCATAACCAACCGAGAAGTATGCTAATCCAACCATTCTTGCCAGCAGGATGGAAAGACCCACTGGTTTCTATTTGGCCAAATAGTTGTATTAAGTATGTTCAGCTAAAATTTTAGTTGTAATGGTTCCCAAATATGAAAACCCAAGATTCAGAGCTTTGATTTCGTGTATTTTCCTACTTTCTTCGGCAGCAAAAATCGAGCTTAGATGCTTAGTTATTGCTATAGCAATTCATGATACTTCTTCGAAGCAAGTTTTGTTCATTTGGGGGACCTGGAGGATGCTACCTCCAAAATATAATAGAGCTCTGCAGGTTGGCTCTGGCTTTTGTCAAGCAAGGTATGAATGACCAATGATAATGGGTTGGGTAATATGACAAACAAACCATAGGTTATTGGACACTCTTTGGTATGGCTTGATGAAGCCCAAGCAGTCCTGCTACCTTCAAGAATTTCATTGTGTGCCTTAGTCACACCTACTCGTTGGTGGGGTAAGCCCTTGGATTTATTGCTATTTTAATATGAACATCTCATGTGGACAGTTGCCATGTTAGCAAGGCATGTGCTACATGCTGATACTAGATTCCGATTGATATTCTTTCATTTGAAGTATTTGGGAATTGCTTTCTGTGATCAATCCAGAGCTGTTGGGAAGATATTTGCTAGCTTAATTGGAACTTGGAAGTTTTATAGTAAAGCTGGGGTGAATTGcctaaatctttttttcttatgcTTGAAAAAATGGCAAGAGAGATGAACCTAAATATTGATGAAGCATACAAGAAacacacaaaagaaaaatatggaaaaaaaaactagatcAGTGACAGTGGCCGCTCTTTGGTAACAAGAAGAGATAGAAGTGTAGCTTGAGAACCCTCTCCTACTAGCCCATCTGAGaaacagtaaaaaaataaaaataaaaatagagctATTAGGGAGCTTTATGATGCTGAAAATTGACACAATGTGTTCGTGTCATACCTTCACTGGCTTGATTACCTTCTGGTGTTTGACAATTGATAAATGTGTTCATACCATGGTGCCTTCGCAAGTATGCTTTCTCTTTTTTGGTTAGACAACTTTTTGGATTTCAAAGCCTTGTGTTGAGCAATATCATAAGCCGAAAAAGT contains:
- the LOC100258719 gene encoding bifunctional fucokinase/fucose pyrophosphorylase isoform X2, whose translation is MTGDVLPCFDASTMVLPEDTSCIITVPLTLDIASNHGVIVASKTGILNKTSYVSLVENLLQKPTMEELVKNQAILDDGRTLLDTGIIAVRGKAWVELVRLACSSQPMIADLLKSKKEMSLYEDLVAAWVLARHEWLRLRPLGEELINRLGKQKMYSYCAYDLLFLHFGTSSEVLDHLSGADSGLVGRRHLCSVPATTVSDIAASAVVISSKIAPSVSIGDDSIVYDSSISGGIQIGSQSIVVGVNVPGDSNGIEDNGFRFILPDRHCLWEVPLVGCTGRVIVYCGLHDNPKDSLSRNGTFCGKPWDKVLHDLGIQEGDLWSTRSTHEKCLWNAKIFPILSYFEMLSLAAWLMGLNDQKTKSLLPLWKSSQRVSLEELHRSIDFPHMCIGSSNHQADLAAGIAKACINYGLLGRNLSQLCEEILQKDVSGVKICKDLLDQCSNLQGQNSKILPKSRAYQVQVDLLQACREEKMACKLEHKVWAAVADETAAAVRYGFRERVLESSNSTSASAYQSSAFDGCVDQSFRHRDVRIELPVRVDFVGGWSDTPPWSLERAGCVLNMSIKLDDCAPVGTSITTTEQTGIEINDDDTINKVYIEDPTSITTPFNSNDPFRLVKSALLVTGVTRDKLLLSMGLQIHTWTGVPRGTGLGTSSILAAAVVKGLLKITNRDDSNEIVARLVLVLEQLMGTGGGWQDQIGGLYPGIKFTESFPGVPLKLQVIPLMASPQLISDLQQRLLVVFTGQVRPARRVLEKVVTRYLRRDNLLISSIKRLAELARMGREALMNCDLDELGEIMLEAWRLHQELDPYCSNTFVDRLFELADPFCCGYKLVGAGGGGFALLLAKDADSAKKLRDLLQKDPHLEEYGSEFEVKIYNWALF
- the LOC100258719 gene encoding bifunctional fucokinase/fucose pyrophosphorylase isoform X1, yielding MESRRSRAKVDLTGILRKSWYRLRLSVRHPSRVPTWDAIVLTAASPEQAELYEWQLKRAKRLGRIASSTVTLVVPDPDGNRIGSGGATLNAIYALARHLEALGPQVENMDTGSSESSVPHERSNSEVSFSPMVSFMAKRHILLLHAGGDSKRVPWANPMGKVFLPLPYLAADDPDGPVPLLFDHILAISCCARQAFKNEGGIFIMTGDVLPCFDASTMVLPEDTSCIITVPLTLDIASNHGVIVASKTGILNKTSYVSLVENLLQKPTMEELVKNQAILDDGRTLLDTGIIAVRGKAWVELVRLACSSQPMIADLLKSKKEMSLYEDLVAAWVLARHEWLRLRPLGEELINRLGKQKMYSYCAYDLLFLHFGTSSEVLDHLSGADSGLVGRRHLCSVPATTVSDIAASAVVISSKIAPSVSIGDDSIVYDSSISGGIQIGSQSIVVGVNVPGDSNGIEDNGFRFILPDRHCLWEVPLVGCTGRVIVYCGLHDNPKDSLSRNGTFCGKPWDKVLHDLGIQEGDLWSTRSTHEKCLWNAKIFPILSYFEMLSLAAWLMGLNDQKTKSLLPLWKSSQRVSLEELHRSIDFPHMCIGSSNHQADLAAGIAKACINYGLLGRNLSQLCEEILQKDVSGVKICKDLLDQCSNLQGQNSKILPKSRAYQVQVDLLQACREEKMACKLEHKVWAAVADETAAAVRYGFRERVLESSNSTSASAYQSSAFDGCVDQSFRHRDVRIELPVRVDFVGGWSDTPPWSLERAGCVLNMSIKLDDCAPVGTSITTTEQTGIEINDDDTINKVYIEDPTSITTPFNSNDPFRLVKSALLVTGVTRDKLLLSMGLQIHTWTGVPRGTGLGTSSILAAAVVKGLLKITNRDDSNEIVARLVLVLEQLMGTGGGWQDQIGGLYPGIKFTESFPGVPLKLQVIPLMASPQLISDLQQRLLVVFTGQVRPARRVLEKVVTRYLRRDNLLISSIKRLAELARMGREALMNCDLDELGEIMLEAWRLHQELDPYCSNTFVDRLFELADPFCCGYKLVGAGGGGFALLLAKDADSAKKLRDLLQKDPHLEEYGSEFEVKIYNWALF